A window of Thermococcus aggregans contains these coding sequences:
- a CDS encoding pyruvate/ketoisovalerate ferredoxin oxidoreductase subunit gamma, translating to MIEIRFHGRGGQGAVTAANILAEAAFLEGKYVQAFPFFGVERRGAPVTAFTRIDEKPIRIKTQIYEPDIVVVLDPSLLDTVDVTAGLKDGGMVIINTEKSKEEVLEKLKKKPAKLALVDATTIALEILGLPITNTSILGAVAKATGIVKIESVEKAIKETFSGELGEKNAKAAREAFEKTVVYEL from the coding sequence ATGATAGAGATTCGTTTTCACGGTAGAGGTGGACAAGGTGCAGTTACAGCCGCAAACATTCTAGCCGAAGCAGCTTTCTTAGAGGGCAAGTATGTCCAAGCATTCCCGTTCTTTGGTGTTGAAAGAAGAGGTGCTCCAGTTACAGCTTTTACAAGAATTGACGAGAAGCCAATTAGAATCAAGACACAGATTTATGAGCCAGATATTGTAGTTGTTCTTGACCCATCTCTCTTGGACACGGTTGACGTAACAGCCGGTCTAAAAGATGGAGGAATGGTAATTATAAACACCGAAAAGAGCAAGGAAGAAGTTCTTGAGAAGCTCAAAAAGAAGCCAGCTAAATTGGCACTTGTTGACGCTACAACAATAGCCCTTGAGATCCTTGGTCTGCCGATTACAAACACATCAATTCTTGGTGCCGTTGCAAAAGCAACAGGTATAGTTAAGATAGAGAGCGTTGAGAAGGCTATCAAGGAGACCTTCTCAGGAGAACTCGGTGAAAAGAACGCTAAGGCTGCAAGAGAAGCCTTCGAGAAGACTGTTGTTTACGAGCTTTGA
- a CDS encoding inorganic phosphate transporter yields MEEIAIAAIAITFYIAWNIGANDSANAMGTAVGAGLLSFRQATLTIAIFVMLGAYLKGYKVMKTIGKGIVPPEYLTLKIAIIALLAAGVWVTIATIKGLPVSTTQAIVGGVVGVGIATNAPIKWTTLIKIVGAWVLSPILAAIFSLILFKFYGKIINNIKSISRIEFLYKWLAVLGGSYMAFNFGANEVANATGILVGAGFFDPKTAGMFGALSLALGSLTFSYAVMYTVGKKITSLGPISAFSAQFGSAIAVSLANMFGLPVSSSQAIVGGVAGVGLVTGRGVDKKVIWEIAFGWIATPTVSIALSLGIFKLFQFSGLI; encoded by the coding sequence ATGGAAGAAATAGCAATAGCGGCAATAGCAATTACATTCTACATAGCATGGAATATAGGCGCCAACGACAGCGCAAACGCTATGGGGACTGCAGTAGGTGCTGGGTTGCTAAGCTTTCGTCAGGCAACTTTAACAATAGCCATATTCGTTATGCTTGGAGCTTACCTAAAAGGATACAAAGTTATGAAAACGATAGGCAAAGGCATTGTTCCACCCGAGTACTTGACACTTAAAATCGCTATAATAGCCCTTCTGGCGGCTGGCGTTTGGGTAACGATAGCCACTATAAAAGGGCTGCCAGTGTCTACTACCCAAGCCATAGTTGGTGGGGTAGTGGGAGTGGGAATAGCAACCAATGCACCGATAAAATGGACGACTTTAATTAAAATAGTCGGAGCGTGGGTGCTCTCTCCCATTTTGGCAGCAATCTTTTCTCTGATACTCTTCAAGTTTTATGGAAAAATAATAAACAACATCAAAAGCATAAGCAGAATTGAGTTTCTTTACAAATGGCTTGCCGTTCTCGGTGGATCATACATGGCATTTAACTTTGGAGCAAACGAGGTTGCAAATGCAACTGGCATTCTCGTTGGAGCAGGCTTCTTTGACCCAAAAACCGCGGGAATGTTTGGGGCTTTAAGCTTAGCCTTAGGATCCTTAACTTTCAGCTACGCTGTTATGTACACCGTCGGAAAAAAGATCACTTCTCTTGGGCCCATATCAGCTTTTTCCGCTCAATTCGGATCCGCCATAGCAGTTAGCTTGGCGAACATGTTTGGACTCCCAGTTAGTTCAAGCCAAGCTATAGTGGGTGGAGTTGCTGGAGTGGGTCTTGTAACAGGAAGAGGAGTTGATAAGAAGGTCATATGGGAGATAGCATTTGGATGGATTGCCACGCCAACGGTTAGCATAGCGCTATCCCTCGGAATCTTCAAGCTCTTTCAGTTCTCGGGATTAATTTAA
- a CDS encoding ABC transporter permease produces MSDFWVLVMKELKDLLRDKGLIFGIIVVPLLIYPALGQMMQVGFEQAQGETKVVLVNLDEGQYGELLIKALETAPNVTLTKIEALSVDEAIEKAQEKNYNMIVIIPKNFSKAIENNQKARVEVYGIIKGISGGMREAVSEGRINAVLTVINEYIAKLKIQQNIEGDPEAILRPIDAKSFTVIKGRIIEVPPSLVANIIASQSFSMPIVIFIMIILVAQMSAGSMAMEKENKTLETLLTLPVKRITIVAGKMVGTAVIGIIAAIAYMIGMRNYLGSIMSSSGEIGISLEDLGLTVTPQGAALFVLIMFLAMIFALSFAMLLAVFAEDTKSANTVVSAGIMPLAFPTFILMFVDIETLPAVIKYILLAIPFSHPILASRAMLMEQYSTMYASALYLGVISVLTLFVTAKFFTTEKVLTAKLRFKRR; encoded by the coding sequence ATGAGTGACTTCTGGGTACTTGTAATGAAGGAACTTAAGGACCTCTTAAGGGATAAAGGATTGATATTTGGAATAATCGTCGTTCCTCTCCTCATTTATCCAGCATTGGGTCAAATGATGCAAGTGGGATTTGAGCAAGCTCAAGGGGAAACCAAGGTTGTACTTGTAAACCTCGACGAGGGTCAATACGGAGAACTGCTTATTAAAGCTCTTGAGACCGCTCCCAATGTAACTCTCACCAAGATAGAAGCTCTAAGCGTTGATGAAGCAATTGAGAAAGCTCAGGAGAAGAATTACAATATGATTGTAATAATTCCCAAGAACTTTTCAAAGGCCATAGAAAACAACCAGAAAGCCCGAGTTGAAGTGTACGGCATAATCAAGGGCATAAGTGGAGGTATGAGAGAGGCGGTAAGTGAGGGAAGAATAAACGCCGTCTTAACGGTCATTAATGAGTACATTGCAAAGTTAAAAATACAACAGAATATTGAAGGCGATCCAGAGGCAATTTTAAGGCCGATAGATGCGAAAAGCTTCACCGTAATTAAAGGACGCATTATTGAAGTTCCGCCTTCATTGGTTGCCAACATCATAGCGTCTCAATCCTTTTCCATGCCAATCGTAATATTCATAATGATAATACTGGTTGCCCAAATGTCGGCGGGAAGCATGGCAATGGAGAAGGAGAACAAGACCCTTGAAACCCTTCTCACATTGCCTGTGAAAAGAATAACGATTGTTGCTGGAAAAATGGTTGGAACTGCAGTAATAGGCATAATAGCGGCAATAGCGTACATGATCGGCATGAGGAACTATCTTGGTAGCATTATGTCATCATCGGGCGAGATTGGGATTTCACTCGAAGATCTAGGCCTAACGGTTACTCCTCAAGGGGCAGCGCTTTTTGTCCTCATAATGTTCTTGGCGATGATATTCGCCCTAAGTTTCGCAATGCTCCTAGCAGTCTTTGCAGAAGATACAAAGAGTGCAAACACCGTAGTGAGCGCGGGAATAATGCCTCTGGCATTTCCCACGTTTATACTCATGTTTGTAGACATAGAGACACTACCCGCGGTGATCAAGTACATTTTGCTCGCAATACCCTTCAGCCATCCGATCCTGGCTTCTAGAGCAATGCTCATGGAACAATATTCCACAATGTATGCCAGCGCGCTTTATTTGGGAGTAATATCGGTACTGACGCTTTTTGTAACAGCAAAGTTCTTCACAACAGAAAAAGTACTCACAGCAAAGCTGAGGTTTAAACGAAGATAG
- a CDS encoding ABC transporter ATP-binding protein, producing the protein MPAVKVENLEKDYGKVKALKGVSFEIKKGEIFGLIGPNGAGKSTTLKILATLLTPTGGRAEVFGYDVVKDGEEVRKLISYLPEEAGAYKNLKGIEYLQFMAKLYAKTGKSYEKMLELGVKLSGLGDRLNDKISTYSKGMTRKLLLARALMVEPKLAILDEPASGLDIINAYTIRQTIKQFAREKGITFLVSSHNMLEVEFLCDRVALINKGVIVEIGTPKELKEKYNAENLEEVFMSIVGREQKVEVFE; encoded by the coding sequence TTGCCGGCTGTAAAAGTTGAAAATCTTGAAAAGGATTACGGCAAAGTCAAAGCCCTTAAGGGGGTAAGCTTTGAGATAAAGAAAGGCGAGATATTTGGACTTATAGGGCCAAATGGTGCGGGAAAGAGCACAACTCTTAAGATTCTGGCAACCCTATTGACGCCAACAGGAGGAAGAGCGGAAGTTTTTGGATACGATGTCGTTAAAGACGGGGAGGAAGTTAGAAAACTCATAAGCTATCTCCCAGAGGAGGCTGGTGCCTACAAGAACCTCAAGGGGATTGAGTATCTCCAATTTATGGCTAAGCTTTATGCCAAAACGGGAAAGAGCTATGAAAAGATGCTTGAGCTTGGCGTTAAGCTGAGCGGACTTGGAGATAGACTAAACGACAAGATATCCACCTATTCTAAAGGTATGACGAGAAAGCTCTTGCTTGCTAGGGCTTTGATGGTCGAGCCCAAGCTGGCTATTTTAGATGAGCCTGCAAGCGGACTGGACATAATTAATGCCTACACCATAAGACAAACAATAAAGCAGTTCGCAAGGGAGAAAGGGATAACGTTTCTGGTTTCGAGCCACAACATGCTCGAGGTTGAGTTTCTCTGCGATAGGGTGGCACTGATTAATAAAGGAGTAATTGTGGAGATTGGGACTCCAAAGGAGCTTAAGGAGAAATACAACGCTGAGAACCTCGAAGAGGTCTTTATGTCCATAGTCGGAAGAGAACAGAAAGTGGAGGTGTTTGAATGA
- a CDS encoding helix-turn-helix transcriptional regulator, translating to MKNRLRELREAKGLTQEELARALGVTRQTIIAIEKGKYDPSLRLAFKIAKFFKVKIEDVFIYEE from the coding sequence ATGAAAAACCGCCTGCGCGAGCTGAGGGAGGCGAAAGGCTTAACCCAAGAAGAGCTTGCGAGGGCCCTCGGCGTCACGAGGCAGACCATCATAGCAATCGAGAAGGGGAAGTACGACCCATCGCTGAGGTTGGCATTCAAAATAGCGAAGTTTTTTAAGGTTAAGATTGAAGACGTATTCATATACGAGGAGTAA
- a CDS encoding DUF2178 domain-containing protein, translating to MNELIIVFIVALVGGGVLGYFMTRLFVKEIGAPPDERGLEIAKLAAMRTLELVLAVDVAALYYSWLVMKDEACRNLAILILATIFFGSLAFRAYYARRM from the coding sequence ATGAACGAGCTAATTATTGTTTTCATAGTCGCCCTCGTTGGTGGTGGGGTTCTGGGGTACTTCATGACCCGGCTGTTTGTCAAAGAGATAGGAGCCCCTCCCGACGAGCGGGGCCTCGAAATAGCCAAGCTTGCAGCTATGAGGACACTGGAGCTGGTTCTGGCGGTGGACGTTGCTGCGCTCTATTACTCATGGCTCGTTATGAAGGATGAAGCCTGCAGAAATTTAGCGATCTTGATACTCGCCACGATATTCTTCGGCAGCCTTGCATTTAGGGCCTACTACGCGAGGAGGATGTAG
- a CDS encoding DUF2178 domain-containing protein has protein sequence MGSEWLFVFIAAATVIYWLAFYRFMKETGQMKDERGRKINQIASEKTLIIVQMLLLVGILAVDAFQWLDPAKVLALIYVVAIFGHALIRYHYARVM, from the coding sequence ATGGGGAGCGAATGGCTATTCGTCTTCATAGCGGCCGCCACGGTAATCTACTGGCTCGCCTTCTACCGCTTCATGAAAGAGACAGGGCAGATGAAGGACGAGCGCGGGAGGAAAATAAACCAGATTGCCTCGGAGAAGACCCTCATAATCGTCCAGATGCTCCTCCTTGTGGGAATTCTCGCGGTTGATGCCTTTCAGTGGCTCGACCCCGCCAAGGTGCTCGCCCTCATCTACGTCGTTGCTATATTCGGACACGCCCTGATAAGGTACCACTACGCGAGGGTGATGTGA
- a CDS encoding DUF2178 domain-containing protein: MKEKKVLLPALLAVVALGWVVGWATSSEKSEFALVAFALTAIFVNLYFSYLEKKGFILEDERTLRINEIASRRTLQITSLGLAVALLLLSGKTSDPKMEGAFITVGLVLAVMLTLHLLFRHYYSRVM, from the coding sequence ATGAAGGAGAAGAAGGTGTTATTACCCGCGCTCCTCGCGGTTGTAGCTCTCGGCTGGGTTGTGGGATGGGCCACGAGCTCAGAAAAAAGCGAGTTCGCCTTGGTTGCCTTCGCCTTAACCGCGATTTTCGTTAACCTCTACTTCTCTTACCTTGAGAAGAAGGGCTTTATTCTCGAAGACGAGAGAACCCTGAGGATAAACGAAATTGCTTCCAGAAGAACCCTTCAGATAACGAGCCTGGGCCTCGCCGTTGCTCTGCTTTTGCTGTCGGGAAAAACCTCGGACCCGAAGATGGAGGGCGCTTTCATAACGGTTGGCCTCGTGCTGGCAGTTATGTTGACGCTCCACCTCCTCTTCAGACACTACTATTCGAGGGTGATGTGA
- a CDS encoding PRC-barrel domain-containing protein → MVKIKASKLRDMELITDTGIRLGWLYDLSFDEETGEILVIVAEPDEDLDTSEFVTDHEGLLLIPMKAVKSIGEFIVIDHNKLAVKSKLRRLSTIKEKLQGP, encoded by the coding sequence ATGGTGAAAATTAAGGCATCAAAGCTTAGGGATATGGAGCTTATAACAGACACGGGAATAAGACTCGGATGGCTTTATGATTTGAGTTTTGACGAGGAAACCGGAGAAATTTTGGTGATTGTTGCTGAGCCGGATGAAGACCTAGACACGAGTGAGTTCGTTACCGATCATGAGGGTCTTCTCCTTATACCAATGAAGGCAGTTAAGAGCATCGGAGAATTTATTGTCATCGACCACAACAAGCTTGCCGTAAAGTCCAAGCTAAGAAGGCTTTCAACAATAAAGGAGAAACTCCAAGGGCCTTGA